Part of the Ochotona princeps isolate mOchPri1 chromosome 15, mOchPri1.hap1, whole genome shotgun sequence genome, gggacctggattgagttcctgtctcccactGGAGCCCAGCCTAGACACAATTGTCGTGGACATTTGAgagtattctctctctttccctttcagatacattaaaacattttttaattaaagcttttacaattaatttttattggaaaggcagatcagatttctggagagaaggagagacaaacatcttccatccactggttcactcgctacacggacacaatggccagaactgcaccaggagacaggagcttcttctggcatgatggctcaatggctcaatcctcgccttgcaagctctGGTATCTGATATGGGTAGTGTTtcatgccccagctactccatttcccatccagctccctccttgtgcctttgaaagtagtggaggatggcccaaagccttgggaccctgcatcatgtGTGAAACCGAGTAGAAGCTCCTagctcgggctcctggctttggttggctcagctctgaccactgcagccatttgggcagtgaactagaggtggaagatctttctctctgtctctccttctctctgtaaattgatttgtcttttcaacaaaagcaaatctttaataaataataataataatatttattatctaaagattttttttttatttgaaaggcagggttacaataggggaaaaaacaggaagagaaaaaacttctatttgttggctcattcccaaaatggatgcaatagctgggactgtgccaggtcaaagctgggagtttcttctaagtctcccacatggatacaggggcccaagcacttgcgccgtcttcccctgctttcccaggtgcatgagcagggaggtaggttggaagtggagcagtcaagtcttaaaccagtgcccacaagggaCAATGGTGCCAAAATCTGAGGCTTAAACTACCTTGCTGTAATGCTGACTCCATCCATCACCTAATTTTAGCAAAGGTTCATTCCCAATGGAGGAAATCCCAATGTCTATTAGCAATCAACCTCCACTCTTCTCCCACCTCTACCCTAAGCCGCCTAGTCCCCAAACAACCACTAACAACGTTCCATTGATTTACCCATTCTAGAGTTCCCTATCAATGAGCTCACATAACACTTGGTCTCTGCTATCTGAATTCTTCATTCAACATCTTGTTTTCAAGTCCATCTATACTACCTTGTATGGCAGCTCCTTTTTGTGAAGCAAGTACTGAATACCGCCCTGCTTTTCGATTATACATTAATCAGGGTTGTGTTTGAATATGGTTTGTGCCCTGCAAAGCTATGGTTGAAATTTGATTGGCGTACGATAGTGTGGAGAGGTGGTGCCTTTCACAGACATTTATGTCTTTCTCAACGGAGTGGGTTCATTCTCCCCAGGGTGAGGCTGCCCTTGGGGTGAGCATGTGAGCCAGTAGATAAAAAGCCAATgccccatatcagaatgctttaGGTTTAATACTAAGCTCcaggatttcagcttcctgttaatacaaacCTTGGGAGCTAGtgagtggtgatggctcaaaatCATTGCTTGCTGGGGctagtgcgatggctcaattggctaattttccacctgcGAGCATTGGTATcccatagggtcccaaggctttggcccatcctctattgctttcctaggccaaaagcaaagagctggatgggaagtagggctaccaggaaatgaactggtacccataagggaaacccagcacatgcaaggcgaggacttttgccactaggctattttgCCAGGCCCAAGGCTTCCAACTTCTACTGGCCTTTGACTAACATCATTCCAGAGGATAACAATCAGATCTTACAGTTCATGATGagctctttatcttttttttttaaagacttgctttatttttatttgaaaggcagatttacagagagaaggagagacagagaaagatcttccatttgctagttcactcaccaagtggctacacaacagctgagctgagctgatccaaagtcaggaggcaggaaattcttctaggtctcccacatgggtacagcggcccacggctttgggccatcctgtgttgttttcccaggcatattagcagcaaattggattagaaacagagcagctatgGCTTGAATTGGTACCTATATGTGATTCaggctgtaccacaatgctggtcccagtacacataattttttaaagatttatttattttattacagtcagatatacagagaggaggagagacagagaggaagatctttccatcagatgattcactccccaagtgagccgcaacagccggtgctgcgccgatccaaagccaggaaccaggaacctcctccaggtctcccacacgggtgcagagtcccaaggctttggccgtcctcgactgctttcccaggccacaagcagggagctggatgggaagtggagctgctgggattagaaccggcgcccatatgggatcccgggctttcaaggtgaggactttagccgctaggccaagccgctgggcccccagTCCACATAATTTAAAAGCCAAAAAAGATGGAAATACAAAAAGTGAGGTCTCTTTTCCACTCTTTTCTTTTATCTAGCCTTCCCCAGCCCGCATGCTCCAGttatccatacacacacacacacatttccattGTTCATGTATGCTCAGATAAGTAAAAATTGACACCTACCTTTCTTTTAATAAattcaaacttctttttttttgaaaagtactgggagagagacagataggtaAAGAAATAGAGTCTCCATCGGTCGGTTTACCCCCCTAATTCCCACAGTGGCCAGCCCTGGACTGGACTGAGGCCAGCAGTCAGGCACGCCTGTGTGCTTGGCAACaatccaagcccttgagccaaaATCCATTTCAGcaggaggctgaagccagagatcAAACCCAAGGACGCTGATTCGGAGGAAAGGTGTCCTCACCGATGAGTTAACCACTAGGACAATCTTTCACCTTCATACTACATTTTCAATAGCAAAGCCACAAATTATTCAAGGTCTTGCAGTTTCCTTCCCATACTACATCCTAGGGATCTTTCTATATGTGTGTCCGCTTAGTCTTTTACAATTGCATTTTATTCTTTTGTAGGATATGCAATCACTGACTTGACTGATCTCTATCAATGGCCTTTATGCTAGTTCCAAACTTCTGCAATTCAAAACAATGTTGAAACGAATAACTATGTACATGACATTtcacatatttgtccttttttttcttaaagatttatttttatttaaaaggcagattcacagagagaaagagagacagagaaaaagctcttctgtccattgactccctccccaagtggctgcaatggtcggagctgagtcgatctgaagccaggagcttcttctgtctcctgtgtgggtgcagagtcccaaggactcgGGTTCCACCGCGTTGCCAgaccttaagcaggaagctggatgggaaatggagcagccaggacacaggccaGCACCCTGGCATAGTAGATAAGCCTCTGATGAGTcccctagctgtttcacttctgttccaggttcctgctaatgtttgCTCGGTGAGGCAGCTGATGCTGCTCTCAAATCCTCAGTGCCTGCCCCTGACTTGGGTGACTTGGGttaagtttcaggttcctggctttagcagacatttgaggagtgaaccagcagatagacaatctgtcactttccctttcttcctttcaaacatgTGTCTTCCACATTGCGTACAGTTTTCCACATTGTGTGCTATCCTCCCTCATTGGGTCGGGAATACCCTTCTGCCCATGTGCTCCTGGCAAATCCCTGCTCCTCCAGGACctacctcccctcctcccagtgCCCCAGGGACACGGTGCAGGACCCCAACAGTGTGAGTCCCAGGTCTCTGAGCACCTCCAAGGCAGGGATTTGCTGGCGTTCATCTTTCATTGCCCAGTGTCCAGCATGGTATCTTCCCATCTTCCACCTCACCTAAGCACAAATGctggggaaagaaggagagaaagagacacaggggGTACCAGGATCACCCAAAAAGAGGAACACCCGAGGTTATGCGTTAGGAAAGCTGACTTTATTTCTCTTCCTGAATACTAACTAGGTCAGGGTCaaggggaaggcagtggagagacAGGGCAGACAGGCACGCGATCGCCTCTGCAGACTGCACGCAAGCTGCCTTATTTACATGTGAGAAACGGTGCCAGCAGGTTGGGATTTctgggagctggggcctggctgttgaggtctgccagggagaagggcaggggcaggagctgaggctgacTCGTCTTCGGGGCGGCCGAGTGGACATCCCTCCCAGAAGGGCCTCGCCTCCGGAGGGTGAAGCATTGCAGCCAGGCGCTGCTGTACACACTCGGCGGTCAGCCGCGCTTCTGGATCTGGGTCCCAGCAGTCCTCCAGGAGCTCCCTCAGTGCTCCAGGTTCCTGGGGAGAAGGATCGGGAGGCGGGCTACAACCCGGGAGGCTAGCGGGCAAGGTCTGTGTGCCCTGTTGGTTCATGTTCGCCTTCTGTGTTTGCTGGGAGCCTTGCACTGCACCTCATGGAAGCCCAGCCCAAGTCTTATTCCCTAGGAGATGGGCCGCCTGTGTGCCTTCCATGAGGGTCCCCTTGTTCCTCTATAAAGCTAATTCATGTATACAGCTTAACACACTAATAGCCAATCAGCCTTATTCCTCTCCAGCAACTAAGAGCCTGGCTTCCTTCATCTGGACACGTGAGCGGTGGAAAGTTCTGAGCAGGTAGTAAGAGAAGGGGTTGCCTGTTAGGGCATTATTttttcaatacacacacacatacacacacacacacactacatgagGCCACTGCTTGGAACCTTGATGCCTAGACCTGGCTTTTACCTAGTCGCAGCCAAAAGCCATGTTCAGGAAGGAAAGGAAGCCCAATGGTGCCGATAGTTGGGCTCCACAGTACTTGGGGCAGGATACAGGATAAGCAACAAAACCAGCTTGAGCTCCCAGGAGGACAGAGCTCTGAGGACCGGAGCTAAATAACCACAGGGAGGAGAAAGGGACACTGCCCAAGGGCCACCTATCATGAGTCTCAGGTGGACAGACTGAGTGGGCTCTGTGGGAGAGGTAGGGTAGACAGAACAAAAGTGTCCAGCGGCAGCTGAACACAAAGAAGTGGAGGGCTATGAGAAGAGAAAGGTGCAGAGGGGTGACCTGCCATGGTAACGGTGTTCTCGAAGctcagcccccccacccccagcttgcCTGTGGCCTCTTACTGTGACAAAGCAGTGCCAGGAGTCTGGGATGCAGGGCCGTCTCCTCTCTTCCACAGCCAAGGCCCACAGCTCGCAGGCGGAGGGGGcgctgcccagctctgcctcatAGGCCAGttggaagggtggtggtggtCTGTTGTCTGAGGGCAGGATAGTAGAGGGCAGACAGAGGGGCGGGTGTCAGTATTAGCAGTGGGGTGAGGGGGGCAGTCATAGTTTTCTGGGAACAAGGTCAAGAGGTGGTTGGCCCTCAAGTAGgtaaatagggagctggagccGGGGTGGTGGACTAACCCAGCCGTCCTTACCGGGCCTCAGATCTGGGCAGCGGCTCAGGATCTCCCAGAGGAGCAAGGCCAGAGAATAGACGTCAGCTCGCCGGAGGGCCGTACCCCAGTCCTGGAGGTCCAGAGACTTGTCCAGGAGCTCTGGCGCCATGTACCTTTGTGTGCCGGCCTGGAAAGGACCATGCGTGGAGGGCCGGGTTTTATCTCTGGGCCAGTCCCTACTGCGGGCTCAAGGGCATCCTCCACCACGCCGATGCCAAGCAGTCCCTGCTGGAGGACAGCCACAGCAGGTGGTTGTCTCTGGGAGCAGCACCTCCACCTGGAGAACTCACCTCCATGATGGCAGCTGGGCCTCGGGGTTCAGCTGGGGcccaggctgggggctgggcaaaGCCAGGGAGCACCAGTGCAAGGCCCAGGTCTCCGATGGCACATGACCCGTCTTCCCGAATCAGCACATTCTGGCTGCTCAGGTCCCGGTGGGCGATCCCTGGCTTGTATTGGCCTGGGAGGAAGTCCCATGTTAGAGGGTTATGGATCCTCTTCGTTTTTCTTTGAACCTGATTGGTCCCCTCCATGTGAAGGGAGAATCAGGGGTGCAGCTACGTGGTTCCTGGCTCCCCTGCCTCCAATTTCCCGCTCCCAGCTCATGCTTACCATCCTGCCAGCGCTCCTCATGGAGAaatgccaggccctgggctagGGACAATGCCATCCTCAGAGAGCTTCTCCAGTCACTGGTGTGCTGGGCCAAGTACTGgcacagggagccctggaggggatgggggaagcaGAAAGAAGAACAAGACACACACAGCTCCATACTGGAACAGCAACCTACTGACAgggccagcgtggtggctcaATCGGTTAACCTTCCACCTGTAAGCACAAGCATGCctgttagtgtcccagctgcttctccatttcccatccagctccctgcttgtgccctgggagagcagcagagccttgggcccctgaacccacatgggagacccagaagaagcttctggctcctggctttggattgggtcagctgtggctgtggcagccatctggggagtgaaccagtagatggaagatctttctctgtgtctctccttctgtctgtaaatctgccttcccagtaaaaataaagaaatcaaagaaagaaagaacaaaagaaaggaaggaaggaaggaagagagagagagagagggagaaagagaaagaaagaaaagggaaggaaagaaagaaatcagcttTTTCCTGCACCTTCCAGAAGGAAAGACATGTTGACAAACTCAGGCAGACTCCATAGTGGAGGAGCGAGCATGGGCCTGGGTCAGGAGGTTGGACATGGCAGCCAGGGGCACTGAGAATACCTTGAGCTGTAGGCCCAGCCCACAGGGCCTCCTGTAACCTTTGCAACAACCCTAGGAGGGGCAGGTGCTTCTGCGGCCTCAATACTTCTCACATGAGACAGAGGACCTTGAATGCAAACTGACTCACCACTCACTTCTGAGCTCCACCTTCTACTGACTCAGACAGCCAAAGACAGACAAGGCTTAGCAGGTGGTCAGGGGCATTCCTCATGAACTATCTGGCCCAAGGGGGTCCTGGTGCGTTTGGGCTAGGATGGGTGGAACCCACGGGGAGGGTAGGAGAACAGCAAGTAGGGGGCAGATTATAAGTGATGGGCCAGGAGTAACAGGGGTTCCTTCTCATTCAGCTAGTGTTGGGCACGTCCAGGAGTATGTTCCAACCCCAAGTTGCCCAGGTCAGCGAAGAGATAATGATGCCCATAAAATGCAGGGTGCCATAAACCCCAGGATAGGGACGTGAATCGAGTGTCACGAGCATAGAACAGGGATGACTAACATTGtctgggaagggagagaaagtccAACAAATGGCAATGATTTTTGCTGGCTGGCAAAAATCAGCAATGATTTTGTAGCTGGCCCAGTGGCAAGGAGTCAACGAGGGGGCTCTCCAGAGGTGCAGGGACTGACAGAGTAGGGGCAGGGGCTGTGACATTTGGAGAGGGTGAACAGGAATGGAAAGAATGACTCAATTAGCTAAGCCTCtcctgaaagtgccaggatcccacatatgcactggttcaagtcctggctgctccacttcccatccagctccctgcttgtggcctgggaaagcagggataGGCTATGGCACCACCAGTGAGatttgggacttggggtgggtagaggcaggccaggctacattagagtagagaatggcccaaagccttgggactctacaccgcgtgggagacctggaagacacctCTGGCTCCTAGCCCTGATGGAGGAGAGAGCTAGCACAGATGAGGTGGAGCAGGCTTCCAGTCACACACATCTGTGAGCTCCAGGTGGATCAGAAtccctactttaaaaaaatatatattgttattATGAtgatattggaaaggcagagagaaggagagagagagaaaaatttgcatcttctgatttactccccaaatggccgcaatgggcagagctgagccgatccaaaagcaggaggcagcagctccttccaggtctctcacacgggggCAAGGGGAGGATGAGCTAATTGAACCTTCGTGCTAGACCCAGAATTCCTGCTTTATAGAAGTAAAATAAGCTATATAAAATAAGCCAGACTTCAGCTGGCTTCTTTGCGGCCTGTGAGTGAGAAAATGAAAACCATGAATCCACGCTGACTCACATCACTCACTATTAAGCATCATCTCTTATTCCCTCAGAGATCTTGGGACCAacacagaagcagaggaggatggacgAGCTAGTCAGGAGCATTTATAGTGTTCCTGGTGAAGGTCAAGtctaaaaaaaagtggagcattGTCGTGGTGCATCAGGTACAGCTCGCAtcctcaatgccagccccttccttccttccttcctccttccctccttccctctgttctttctctctttgatttctttatttttactgggaaggcagatttacagacagaaggagagacacagagaaagatcttccatctactggttcactccccagatggctgccacagccacagctgacccaatccaaagcatGTCTGTTTGAGTCCTATGGCTCTACTCTAATCcctgctaacattcctgggaaagcagcagaagatggcctaagtatttgggccctgccaccttcctgggagatgaggttcctggttcctggctgatgacgttggcctggtccagtcccagtgGCCCAGTACTGACTGCGGATATTTGTGGAGTAAtattccagcagatggaagatctctgtctttccctggacacacttttcaaataaataaaaaaagtattcagaaatGTGTTGAAACTTCCTACGTAATGCAGAGCAGGAAGTAGATGGGGAAATGGCACAGAATCCAGGCAAAgtcctagattttttttcaaatttaaaaaaatgtgtttagggcctggtgtggcttagaggctaaagtcctcgccttgaaagcccctggatcccatatgggcgccggttctaatcccagcagctccacttcccatccagctttctgcttgtggcctgggaaagcagtcgaggacggcccaaagccttgggaccctgcacccgtgtgggagacctggaggaggttcctggttcccggcttcggatcggagcgcatcagcccgttgcggctcacttgaggagtgaaacatcagacggaagatcttcctctctgtctctcctcctctctgtatatccggctttccaataataataaaatcttttaaaaaaatgcttttgtttatttatttatttaaaaggcagagttgcacaaagagacagagatctcccatctactggttaatccccaaatggccacaatagttggag contains:
- the AMHR2 gene encoding anti-Muellerian hormone type-2 receptor isoform X2 — protein: MLGPLGLWTLLPTSVQAPPNRRTCVFFEAPGVRGSTKTLGELLDAGPGPPKVIRCLYSRCCFGIWNLTQDQAQVEMQGCRDSDEPGCEVLSCNPSARAHTGPGSTLFTCSCGADFCNANYSHVPLLGSPGIPGPQGPQAAPALLQRKSYGEQSRPEPEADSHRDWSEELLELPQLCFSQVIREGGHAVVWAGQLQGEPVAIKVFPHRAVAQFQAEKALYEMPGLQHNHVVRFVAAGQGGPSPLPSGPLLVLELHPKGSLCQYLAQHTSDWRSSLRMALSLAQGLAFLHEERWQDGQYKPGIAHRDLSSQNVLIREDGSCAIGDLGLALVLPGFAQPPAWAPAEPRGPAAIMEAGTQRYMAPELLDKSLDLQDWGTALRRADVYSLALLLWEILSRCPDLRPDNRPPPPFQLAYEAELGSAPSACELWALAVEERRRPCIPDSWHCFVTEPGALRELLEDCWDPDPEARLTAECVQQRLAAMLHPPEARPFWEGCPLGRPEDESASAPAPALLPGRPQQPGPSSQKSQPAGTVSHM
- the AMHR2 gene encoding anti-Muellerian hormone type-2 receptor isoform X1 codes for the protein MLGPLGLWTLLPTSVQAPPNRRTCVFFEAPGVRGSTKTLGELLDAGPGPPKVIRCLYSRCCFGIWNLTQDQAQVEMQGCRDSDEPGCEVLSCNPSARAHTGPGSTLFTCSCGADFCNANYSHVPLLGSPGIPGPQGPQAAPGESLWMALVLPGLVLLLLLLGSIVVALLQRKSYGEQSRPEPEADSHRDWSEELLELPQLCFSQVIREGGHAVVWAGQLQGEPVAIKVFPHRAVAQFQAEKALYEMPGLQHNHVVRFVAAGQGGPSPLPSGPLLVLELHPKGSLCQYLAQHTSDWRSSLRMALSLAQGLAFLHEERWQDGQYKPGIAHRDLSSQNVLIREDGSCAIGDLGLALVLPGFAQPPAWAPAEPRGPAAIMEAGTQRYMAPELLDKSLDLQDWGTALRRADVYSLALLLWEILSRCPDLRPDNRPPPPFQLAYEAELGSAPSACELWALAVEERRRPCIPDSWHCFVTEPGALRELLEDCWDPDPEARLTAECVQQRLAAMLHPPEARPFWEGCPLGRPEDESASAPAPALLPGRPQQPGPSSQKSQPAGTVSHM
- the AMHR2 gene encoding anti-Muellerian hormone type-2 receptor isoform X3 codes for the protein MLGPLGLWTLLPTSVQAPPNRRTCVFFEAPGVRGSTKTLGELLDAGPGPPKVIRCLYSRCCFGIWNLTQDQAQVEMQGESLWMALVLPGLVLLLLLLGSIVVALLQRKSYGEQSRPEPEADSHRDWSEELLELPQLCFSQVIREGGHAVVWAGQLQGEPVAIKVFPHRAVAQFQAEKALYEMPGLQHNHVVRFVAAGQGGPSPLPSGPLLVLELHPKGSLCQYLAQHTSDWRSSLRMALSLAQGLAFLHEERWQDGQYKPGIAHRDLSSQNVLIREDGSCAIGDLGLALVLPGFAQPPAWAPAEPRGPAAIMEAGTQRYMAPELLDKSLDLQDWGTALRRADVYSLALLLWEILSRCPDLRPDNRPPPPFQLAYEAELGSAPSACELWALAVEERRRPCIPDSWHCFVTEPGALRELLEDCWDPDPEARLTAECVQQRLAAMLHPPEARPFWEGCPLGRPEDESASAPAPALLPGRPQQPGPSSQKSQPAGTVSHM